A stretch of the Aminipila terrae genome encodes the following:
- the fabG gene encoding 3-oxoacyl-[acyl-carrier-protein] reductase produces MLKGKSAIITGGVRGIGRAIAEAFCRNGADVLLCYRSNDAAAEKTQDELAQYGTKVEILKGDVADPEFATEAIAKAKENFGKIDILVNNAGITKDKLLIQMKGDDFDSVVDTNLKGSFYFLKAASSVMIKQRAGSIINLSSVVGVKGNPGQVNYAASKAGVIGMTMAAAKELGRRNVRVNAIAPGFIETDMTDELNDSQKAKMNEVISLGRMGSPEDVANLALFLASDMSAYITAQTICIDGGMSI; encoded by the coding sequence ATGTTAAAAGGTAAAAGTGCGATTATTACTGGAGGGGTCAGAGGTATTGGCAGAGCCATAGCGGAAGCATTTTGCAGGAATGGAGCAGATGTACTTTTATGTTACAGAAGCAATGATGCAGCAGCGGAAAAGACTCAGGATGAACTAGCCCAATATGGAACAAAAGTAGAGATTCTCAAAGGCGATGTGGCAGACCCAGAATTCGCAACAGAGGCTATTGCCAAAGCTAAGGAAAATTTTGGGAAAATTGATATTTTAGTAAACAATGCAGGTATTACAAAAGACAAACTTCTTATCCAGATGAAGGGCGATGACTTTGACTCTGTTGTGGATACAAACTTAAAAGGCTCTTTCTATTTTCTGAAAGCAGCCAGCAGTGTAATGATTAAACAAAGAGCAGGAAGTATTATAAATCTTTCTTCTGTGGTGGGGGTAAAGGGAAATCCCGGACAGGTTAATTATGCAGCTTCAAAGGCAGGAGTTATTGGAATGACCATGGCTGCAGCCAAAGAGCTTGGAAGAAGAAATGTGAGAGTGAACGCAATTGCCCCTGGATTTATAGAGACAGACATGACAGATGAACTAAATGATTCCCAAAAGGCTAAGATGAATGAGGTTATCAGCCTTGGAAGAATGGGATCCCCAGAGGATGTGGCAAACTTAGCCCTGTTCCTGGCCAGTGACATGTCAGCCTATATAACGGCACAGACTATATGTATTGACGGTGGAATGAGTATTTAA
- the fabZ gene encoding 3-hydroxyacyl-ACP dehydratase FabZ: MNREQIMEIIPHRDPFLLIDEIEEMEEGKSITAIKHVNEKEYYFAGHFPQEKVMPGVLIVEALAQAGAVAILSMPEHRGKIAYFGGIKEARFRQKVYPGDTLRLHVELDRLRSSSGKGVATAYLGEKVACKCEITFAIG, from the coding sequence ATGAACAGAGAACAGATTATGGAAATAATTCCCCATAGAGATCCGTTCCTTTTAATTGATGAAATTGAAGAAATGGAAGAAGGTAAAAGCATTACAGCTATAAAGCATGTAAACGAAAAAGAGTATTATTTTGCAGGTCATTTTCCACAGGAAAAGGTGATGCCAGGCGTATTAATTGTAGAAGCACTGGCACAGGCCGGGGCTGTTGCTATTTTATCCATGCCAGAGCACCGTGGAAAAATTGCTTATTTTGGAGGGATAAAGGAAGCCAGATTCCGTCAAAAGGTTTATCCTGGAGACACTCTGCGCCTGCATGTAGAACTGGACCGTCTTCGCAGCAGCTCTGGAAAAGGAGTAGCAACGGCTTATTTAGGTGAAAAAGTAGCCTGTAAATGTGAAATTACTTTTGCTATAGGCTAA